The Thermotoga maritima MSB8 region TCATGAACGCTGCATCATCGACTATCAAAACTCTCTTTCCCATCTTTTACACACCCTCCTTAACGGTTATTTCTTCGATTATCTTGTCGATATCCAGATAGATGATGAGCCTTCCGTCGGTTTTTACAAGACCCTTTGATTTTTTACCGAATTTATCGGACACATTTGTCAAATCGAGCTGATTCTCGGTTATTCTCAGGACTCCCAGGACTCTATCAACAAGAAATCCCACTTCTACATCCTTCGTTCTGGCGACAATTATACTCTTCATCTTTTGCTCGTCGAATGAAATACCCAGAATCTTCGCAAGGTTCACCACAGGAATGATTCTTCCTCTTAGATTGATCACACCCTCTACGAAGTGTCTTGATTTTGGCACAGGTGTTATATCGGATTTCTCAATCACCATTTCTATGTTGTCGACATCAAAAGCCAGTGCCTG contains the following coding sequences:
- the cheW gene encoding chemotaxis protein CheW yields the protein MKTLADALKEFEVLSFEIDEQALAFDVDNIEMVIEKSDITPVPKSRHFVEGVINLRGRIIPVVNLAKILGISFDEQKMKSIIVARTKDVEVGFLVDRVLGVLRITENQLDLTNVSDKFGKKSKGLVKTDGRLIIYLDIDKIIEEITVKEGV